A window of Mercenaria mercenaria strain notata chromosome 16, MADL_Memer_1, whole genome shotgun sequence contains these coding sequences:
- the LOC128549502 gene encoding uncharacterized protein LOC128549502 — protein sequence MLRCYEIPLDCWRRVKKLQSLVSDVLTKCESVEKALSKHDEKAEAHIPLKTVYVYTIQDDQEFLKIFGEKAEEISPTCLSEEWHIETNDEENDFTLGAEFAGFFFENFSFRTIKSVSNKTIIPYSPRAIVASYNESSVLEMVVFRPLKRKSVYLQGLLKELKQKSATQDGEQKRKIKESQTAVDYLIGEIIALFNMSNIEEKFHPRIPGYELMEIDDEVSKGLFAVEKGIKGFGYRFSTLHIDIEENKRPDEIKQETRETAIKDYLQKFGITNVEFNYVSPSETKFTYVGASCTVNQKVGVLGSFAYKTNNQGYSILCGLISKHLATASQNDDSIYLENGEKLGSVLSNTTKHGGYDIAAVSIAGDIEPLCFKEFRNSDGMLDPGSLHKAVTLDDYRRLQDIPVYAWGRKCDKQPGRGKITIPRYICAACPLPHIIVMDQDASRRMAEPGDSGVIVCVDDLDKDEVLLISMLSGSPEDDKLFDENPCRLRTYTTFSLKKGVDQLSENTSCTFKLA from the exons ATGCTTCGGTGTTACGAGATACCATTAGATTGTTGGCGTAGGGTGAAAAAATTGCAAAGTCTAGTTTCAGATGTTCTTACGAAATGCGAAAGTGTTGAAAAAGCACTTTCAAAACATGATGAGAAGGCAGAAGCTCATATTCCTCTGAAAACTGTATACGTTTATACCATACAAGACGATCAAgagtttttgaagattttcggaGAGAAAGCCGAAGAAATTTCCCCAACGTGTTTGTCAGAAGAATGGCATATTGAGACGAATGACGAGGAGAATGATTTCACACTTGGAGCAGAGTTTGCAGGCTTCTTTTTTGAAAACTTCTCTTTCAGGACTATCAAATCCGTGTCCAATAAAACAATTATTCCCTACAGTCCAAGGGCAATTGTGGCGTCTTATAATGAAAGCAGTGTTTTAGAAATGGTTGTTTTTAGACCGCTAAAAAGAAAAAGTGTATACCTACAAGGACTTCTCAAAGAGCTAAAGCAGAAATCCGCCACTCAAG ATGGTGAACAAAAACGAAAAATCAAGGAGAGTCAAACTGCCGTCGACTACCTAATTGGAGAAATAATTGCATTGTTCAATATGAGTAACATCGAAGAGAAATTTCACCCCAGAATACCAGGCTACGAGTTGATGGAAATTGATGACGAG GTTTCAAAAGGACTTTTTGCGGTTGAAAAGGGTATTAAAGGTTTTGGGTACCGGTTTAGTACTCTGCATATCGACATAGAAGAAAACAAACGACCAGACGAAATAAAACAGGAAACCCGAGAGACAGCCATAAAAGATTATTTACAAAAATTCGGAATCACAAACGTTGAATTTAACTATGTCTCCCCGTCTGAAACAAAATTTACCTACGTCGGTGCCTCATGCACAGTGAATCAGAAAGTTGGCGTTCTTGGAAGTTTCGCTTACAAGACAAATAACCAAGGGTATAGTATTTTGTGTGGCCTCATCTCAAAACATCTCGCTACTGCATCTCAAAATGATGATAGTATTTATCTAGAGAACGGTGAAAAGTTAGGTTCCGTTTTGTCGAATACCACTAAGCATGGAGGCTATGATATAGCTGCTGTCAGTATTGCCGGCGATATTGAACCACTCTGTTTTAAGGAGTTTAGAAATTCGGACGGAATGTTGGACCCAGGGAGCCTTCACAAGGCGGTCACTTTAGACGACTATAGGAGACTACAG GATATTCCAGTATACGCATGGGGTCGCAAATGTGATAAACAACCAGGAAGAGGGAAAATAACTATTCCTAGATATATATGCGCTGCCTGTCCCTTACCACACATTATAGTGATGGATCAAGATGCCTCTCGAAGAATGGCAGAACCAGGTGACAGCGGTGTAATTGTTTGTGTGGATGATTTAGATAAAGACGAAgttcttttgatttcaatgttAAGCGGATCCCCCGAAGATGATAAATTATTCGACGAAAATCCCTGTAGATTAAGAACATACACGACATTTTCGTTAAAGAAAGGTGTAGATCAGCTGTCAGAAAACACATCCTGTACATTTAAGTTGGCttga